Proteins from one Ascaphus truei isolate aAscTru1 chromosome 19, aAscTru1.hap1, whole genome shotgun sequence genomic window:
- the FBXL8 gene encoding F-box/LRR-repeat protein 8 has product MCERWVYLPQEILAQIFYCLPLRDRRAVSRVCHLWASAVACNSVWHYTEIRWVTEEEELCLDGLHHFLGQIKHLKIVFDQSKEANRNNVTQLLDCLSKESRRLENLSLACCGENPLFYSGQEILESIMSLCRKDSRIDLYHVDFRKLPFTLSDGLVRLIATGSPNLRSLYINNGTLVCKVTPDTLKEVLRLCPKLSVLGAFCSSLSEDVFRELMKPDRTPFKLLDILCERLDKYTLAISDEVWGALCQRHPSLSVDLTMDHTVPAFKIPRILKPNIPMATLQLNTFNEMVHHIRFVSSHYHRTLRKLVILTTSSPVLDSALVDLAGKCCGLEEIHCYCVVGPEVIRAFLAQCSDLKRYTLKVTKERHPWKPTCHQRATGSQPAGYKHPNAL; this is encoded by the exons ATGTGTGAGCGCTGGGTGTACCTGCCGCAGGAAATACTCGCACAAATCTTTTACTGCCTGCCCTTGCGAGACAGGCGGGCCGTGTCCCGGGTGTGCCACCTGTGGGCATCTGCCGTGGCATGTAACTCCGTGTGGCATTACACGGAGATCAG GTGGGTAACGGAAGAGGAGGAGCTGTGCTTAGACGGACTGCACCACTTTCTGGGTCAGATTAAACATCTAAAGATCGTCTTCGACCAATCAAAGGAAGCGAACCGCAACAATGTGACCCAGCTCCTCGACTGCCTGTCCAAGGAGAGCCGCCGGCTGGAGAACCTGAGCCTGGCCTGCTGCGGGGAGAACCCGCTCTTCTATTCTGGGCAGGAGATCTTGGAGAGCATCATGAGCCTGTGTCGGAAGGACAGCCGTATAGATCTGTACCACGTCGATTTCCGGAAGCTTCCGTTCACCCTCAGTGATGGGTTAGTCCGACTCATCGCTACCGGTAGCCCGAACCTGCGTAGCTTGTACATCAACAATGGCACTTTGGTTTGTAAAGTGACCCCTGACACCCTGAAGGAGGTGTTACGGCTCTGTCCCAAGCTGTCCGTTCTAGGCGCCTTCTGCTCCAGTCTGTCGGAAGATGTATTCCGGGAGCTGATGAAGCCGGACAGAACGCCTTTCAAGCTCCTGGACATCCTGTGTGAGCGTCTGGACAAATACACGCTCGCTATCTCTGACGAGGTTTGGGGGGCACTCTGCCAgcgccacccctctctctccgtgGACCTAACGATGGACCACACGGTCCCCGCCTTCAAAATCCCACGGATCCTAAAGCCGAATATCCCGATGGCCACATTACAACTCAACACGTTCAATGAGATGGTGCACCACATCCGATTCGTCAGCAGCCATTACCATCGGACCCTGCGGAAGCTGGTCATACTGACCACCTCCTCCCCGGTGCTGGACTCGGCTCTCGTTGACCTGGCTGGGAAGTGCTGTGGACTGGAGGAGATTCACTGCTACTGCGTGGTGGGGCCGGAGGTTATCCGAGCCTTCCTGGCTCAGTGCTCCGATCTGAAGCGTTACACGCTGAAAGTCACCAAGGAACGGCACCCTTGGAAGCCAACGTGTCACCAAAGAGCCACGGGGTCTCAGCCGGCAGGGTATAAACATCCCAACGCGCTTTAG